TTATTAATGGAAGTACCAATGGAACTGCCGTCTTATCTTAAATAAAAAACTAAATTTGTAATCTTAAAAATAAATCTCACCTATGAAAATTTTAGCAATAGCAGGAAGTAACTCAGAAGCTTCAATGAACAAACAATTGGTAGCATACGCGTCAACATTATTTGAAAATGCAGAAGTAGAAGTAATAGATCTGAACCCTTTCGAAATGCCAATCTACAAGCATGAAAGAGAACTTGCAAATGGTGTTCCTCAGGAAGCTCATGATTTTGCAGCAAAAATCGATGGAGCTAACGTATTATTGGTTTCTTTGGGAGAGCACAACGGAACGTATTCTACAGCATTCAAGAATGTGTTCGACTGGGTGTCCAGAATCAAAGACAGAACAGTTTGGAATGAAGTACCAATGCTATTGATGTCAACATCTCCTGGAGGTAGAGGTGGAGCTGGAGTTTTGGAAGCCGCATCAAAGCGTTTCCCTTTCCATGGAGGAAATGTGGTGGAAACTTTTTCTCTTCCTTTCTTTAATGATAACTTTGATAAAGGAACTCAGAGAATTTCTAATGAAGAGAAGGTCAATGAGTTAAAAGAAAAAATAAAGAAGATTGCGGCTATTGAAACCATCCTTGAAAAATAGAATTTGAATATTCATTTAAAATTACTATTTTTGCAAAAAGAAAAGAGATGAAAATTCAGACCTCCTATAAACAATGTTTTTCTCATAAAGGGAAAATTGTGGGCTCTGAAATTCTGAGATAAAATAACGGCCGATAATCTGAAAAGATTGTCGGCTTTTTTGTTTTCTAAAATCGAGTATAAAAGTAAATATGTAATGTACCAATTTATCAATGTACCAGTCTAACAATTCAACTTATTGTTACATTAATTAGATTGTTATATTGTTAGATTATTATAAATTATTAAACATGAGCAACACTTACAAATCAGCAGGAGTAGACAAAGAAGAAGGATACAAAACGGTTGACAAGATCAAAAAAGCGGTCGGTGAAACCCACAATTCCAATGTACTGAACCACTTGGGGAGTTTTGGTGCTTTCTATGAGATCGGTGGATACAAAAATCCGGTTCTTGTATCAGGAACAGATGGAGTAGGAACAAAGCTGAAAGTAGCTTTAGATACCAAAAAATATGATT
The window above is part of the Chryseobacterium sp. MA9 genome. Proteins encoded here:
- a CDS encoding NADPH-dependent FMN reductase, with the protein product MKILAIAGSNSEASMNKQLVAYASTLFENAEVEVIDLNPFEMPIYKHERELANGVPQEAHDFAAKIDGANVLLVSLGEHNGTYSTAFKNVFDWVSRIKDRTVWNEVPMLLMSTSPGGRGGAGVLEAASKRFPFHGGNVVETFSLPFFNDNFDKGTQRISNEEKVNELKEKIKKIAAIETILEK